One region of Polynucleobacter sp. Adler-ghost genomic DNA includes:
- a CDS encoding 3-hydroxybutyryl-CoA dehydrogenase — translation MKIQSVGVIGAGTMGNGIAQVCAVAGLDVVMVDISDAAVERGLNQISKSLDRLVKKETLTHEDKDAALKRIKGGTSYSEFKGLQLVIEAATENQAIKEKILKQVDEIVGKETIIATNTSSLSITKLAALDSNPGRFIGMHFFNPPPMMALVEVIRGLQTSDTTHAAIIEMAKRIGKEPITVKNSPGFVVNRILLPMINEAFFVLHEGLASPEDIDAGMKLGCNQPIGPLALADLIGLDTCLAVMEVYFENFSDSKYRPCPLLREMVAAGYLGRKSGRGVYTYDQ, via the coding sequence ATGAAGATTCAATCGGTCGGAGTCATTGGGGCGGGTACGATGGGCAATGGTATTGCGCAGGTTTGCGCAGTTGCCGGTCTTGATGTCGTCATGGTTGATATCAGCGATGCTGCCGTTGAGCGCGGCTTAAACCAAATTAGCAAAAGCTTAGATCGCTTGGTAAAAAAAGAAACGCTCACCCATGAAGATAAAGATGCCGCACTCAAACGCATCAAGGGTGGAACCTCCTACTCTGAATTCAAGGGACTTCAACTAGTCATTGAGGCTGCTACTGAGAACCAAGCTATTAAAGAAAAAATCCTAAAGCAGGTTGATGAGATCGTCGGCAAAGAAACCATCATTGCCACCAATACCTCTTCACTCTCCATCACTAAGCTTGCCGCCTTAGATTCGAATCCGGGCCGTTTTATTGGCATGCACTTTTTCAATCCGCCACCGATGATGGCATTAGTTGAGGTGATTCGAGGCTTGCAAACCTCAGACACCACCCATGCTGCCATTATTGAAATGGCGAAACGAATTGGTAAAGAGCCCATCACCGTGAAGAACTCTCCCGGCTTTGTGGTGAACCGTATTTTGCTGCCAATGATTAATGAAGCTTTCTTTGTTCTGCACGAAGGCCTTGCTAGCCCCGAAGATATAGATGCCGGCATGAAATTAGGCTGCAATCAACCGATTGGTCCACTCGCTTTAGCCGACTTAATTGGTCTGGACACATGCTTAGCTGTTATGGAAGTCTATTTTGAGAACTTCAGCGACTCTAAGTATCGCCCTTGCCCACTGCTGCGCGAAATGGTTGCCGCTGGCTACCTCGGTCGCAAGTCCGGACGTGGCGTCTATACCTACGATCAATGA
- a CDS encoding DUF3429 domain-containing protein, producing MNPLPPLVTKLAYAGLIPFVGLALMVQLAPTPLNYLSAESLAGYGAVITAFMGALHWGANLHALGKIPQGDRWGDRNAWIWGVIPALVAWLALHIYIPVGLVILASALVIQRNIDKETYQYYFSNEEALNAFVALRNRLTLVSAGCLIWAALVILFVQN from the coding sequence GTGAACCCATTACCCCCTCTAGTTACTAAATTAGCCTATGCAGGCTTAATTCCTTTTGTTGGTCTCGCACTGATGGTGCAGCTCGCGCCAACCCCACTCAATTACCTCAGTGCAGAGTCCTTAGCTGGTTACGGGGCGGTGATTACTGCATTCATGGGTGCATTGCATTGGGGCGCAAATCTACATGCCCTAGGAAAAATACCTCAAGGTGATCGGTGGGGCGATCGCAACGCATGGATCTGGGGAGTGATACCAGCCTTAGTTGCTTGGCTTGCTTTGCATATTTACATCCCAGTTGGCCTAGTCATCTTGGCATCAGCATTAGTGATTCAGCGCAATATCGATAAAGAAACTTATCAATATTATTTTTCCAATGAAGAGGCGCTTAATGCATTTGTCGCCTTACGAAATCGACTCACATTGGTTTCTGCTGGGTGCTTAATTTGGGCAGCGTTAGTTATTTTATTTGTACAGAATTAA
- a CDS encoding replication-associated recombination protein A, giving the protein MGNLFDQAPPPPLAEVLRPQSIEEVIGQTHLLATGKPLSLAFGSGKPHSMILWGPPGVGKTTLARLSAKAFDREFIAISAVLAGVKEIREAIEQAQRSMSQYGRQTILFVDEIHRFNKSQQDALLPYVESGLFNFIGATTENPSFEVNSALLSRAQVYVLKSLDAVELKQLFDRACNYAMPDIPFEPEAIDSLISHADGDARRLLNLVEQVRNAVSTPNSQIRRIDQQFIENALTVQARRFDKGGDHFYDQISALHKSVRGSNPDAALYWFCRMIDGGADPRYLARRIIRMAWEDIGLADPRAMQLANDAAQTFERLGSPEGELALGQAVVYLAIAAKSNASYQAYNAARAYVASDQSKPVPNHLRNAPSKLMKDLGHGKEYRYAHDEPHAYAAGETYLPDGMAEPHWYQPVDRGLESQIAEKMAFLRKLDEEAK; this is encoded by the coding sequence ATGGGCAACCTATTTGACCAAGCACCTCCGCCACCATTGGCAGAGGTATTACGCCCACAATCCATAGAAGAAGTAATCGGTCAGACACATCTGCTCGCAACTGGCAAACCACTGAGTCTTGCCTTTGGATCTGGTAAGCCACATTCGATGATTCTTTGGGGTCCGCCGGGAGTTGGCAAGACTACCTTAGCAAGACTGTCAGCGAAAGCTTTTGATCGAGAATTTATCGCCATTTCAGCTGTGCTTGCCGGGGTAAAAGAAATTCGGGAGGCTATTGAGCAAGCGCAACGGAGCATGTCTCAATATGGCAGACAGACTATATTGTTTGTAGATGAGATTCATCGATTTAATAAAAGTCAGCAAGATGCCTTGTTGCCATATGTTGAGTCTGGCTTATTTAACTTCATTGGTGCTACAACTGAAAACCCTTCATTTGAGGTGAACTCAGCCCTACTTTCACGCGCACAAGTCTATGTACTGAAATCATTGGATGCTGTGGAGCTTAAGCAGTTATTTGATCGAGCATGTAACTATGCAATGCCTGATATTCCTTTTGAACCAGAGGCAATTGATAGCTTAATTTCTCATGCAGATGGTGATGCAAGGCGATTACTCAATCTAGTAGAGCAAGTGCGTAATGCAGTCTCAACACCAAACTCTCAGATTCGCAGAATAGATCAGCAGTTTATTGAAAATGCCTTAACAGTCCAGGCACGTCGTTTCGATAAAGGCGGAGATCACTTTTACGATCAAATATCTGCTCTACATAAATCGGTGCGCGGCTCCAATCCCGATGCTGCGCTGTATTGGTTTTGTCGAATGATAGATGGCGGTGCAGACCCCCGATATCTTGCACGCAGAATTATTCGCATGGCGTGGGAAGATATTGGACTTGCCGACCCCAGAGCGATGCAACTAGCTAATGATGCTGCTCAAACTTTTGAGCGGCTTGGCTCACCGGAGGGTGAATTAGCACTAGGTCAAGCCGTTGTTTATTTAGCGATCGCCGCTAAAAGTAATGCAAGTTATCAGGCGTACAACGCGGCAAGGGCTTATGTTGCTAGCGATCAAAGTAAACCTGTGCCCAACCATTTACGCAATGCCCCAAGCAAACTCATGAAAGATTTGGGTCACGGCAAAGAATACCGTTATGCACATGATGAACCACATGCCTATGCTGCTGGAGAAACTTACTTACCCGATGGAATGGCTGAGCCTCATTGGTATCAGCCAGTTGATCGGGGCTTAGAAAGCCAGATTGCCGAGAAGATGGCCTTCTTGCGCAAGTTAGATGAGGAGGCTAAATAG
- a CDS encoding 2-hydroxychromene-2-carboxylate isomerase, protein MSQDQVEQKRTTGTFYYDIISPFSYFYIKQRHRLEKRIDIQPIPILLGGLLRATDNRGPGEVEAKRPHTYQYCVWLAEKLDLPFRFPEHHPFLTVAAQRLLVEQDAQWDMVERAFAYVWVEGKDPNLSWREFCQYLGLEANTPKPDTPEVKAQLIRNTEKAKVDGAFGVPTLVINGHAFWGVDTIDWALNYLDRPNMFEEAAYSYAGQVPSGL, encoded by the coding sequence ATGAGCCAAGATCAAGTAGAGCAAAAACGGACTACAGGTACGTTCTACTACGACATCATTTCTCCATTCTCCTATTTTTATATCAAGCAACGTCATCGCCTTGAAAAACGCATCGACATTCAACCCATACCCATCTTATTAGGCGGCCTACTCCGCGCGACTGATAATCGCGGACCTGGAGAGGTAGAAGCCAAACGCCCCCATACCTATCAATATTGCGTGTGGCTAGCTGAAAAGTTAGATTTACCCTTTCGCTTTCCAGAGCATCACCCTTTTCTTACCGTTGCAGCACAGCGTTTACTAGTAGAGCAAGATGCTCAATGGGACATGGTTGAGCGCGCGTTTGCATATGTATGGGTAGAAGGTAAAGATCCCAATTTATCTTGGCGTGAGTTTTGCCAATACCTTGGCTTAGAAGCAAACACTCCAAAACCAGATACCCCAGAAGTCAAAGCCCAACTCATTCGTAATACAGAGAAGGCGAAAGTGGATGGAGCATTTGGTGTGCCTACTCTCGTGATCAATGGGCATGCTTTTTGGGGCGTCGACACCATTGATTGGGCCTTAAATTATCTCGATCGGCCGAATATGTTTGAGGAGGCGGCTTATTCCTATGCCGGTCAAGTACCCTCAGGGCTTTGA
- a CDS encoding peptidylprolyl isomerase: MRKIIASLFLVSSLIASAASFAGPKVEFKTTMGNFVVELDSVKAPKTSANFLNYVNSGFYNGTIFHRVIDGFMIQGGGFTSDLTQKPTNAPVVSEAQNGLKNQTYTIAMARTSDPDSATAQFFINVKDNEGLNYPNAMGNGYTVFGTVISGTQTIDAIRKIPTMVASSPKMGRMSDVPSKTVTIESATVLK; the protein is encoded by the coding sequence ATGCGTAAGATCATTGCCTCCCTATTTTTGGTTTCCAGCCTCATTGCTAGTGCTGCAAGCTTTGCTGGCCCTAAAGTGGAATTTAAAACCACCATGGGTAATTTTGTTGTTGAGCTTGATTCAGTAAAGGCACCAAAAACTTCGGCTAACTTTTTGAACTATGTGAATAGCGGTTTCTATAACGGCACAATTTTTCACCGCGTAATAGATGGCTTCATGATTCAGGGCGGTGGATTTACTTCGGACTTGACACAAAAACCGACCAATGCGCCTGTAGTTTCAGAAGCTCAAAATGGTCTTAAGAATCAAACTTACACGATCGCTATGGCACGCACTTCTGACCCCGATTCAGCAACAGCACAATTCTTCATCAATGTGAAAGATAATGAGGGCTTGAATTACCCTAATGCTATGGGTAATGGCTATACCGTTTTCGGTACAGTGATTTCAGGTACCCAAACAATCGATGCCATTCGTAAAATCCCAACCATGGTGGCATCATCGCCAAAAATGGGTCGCATGTCAGACGTACCTAGCAAGACTGTCACGATTGAATCGGCTACTGTTTTAAAGTAA
- a CDS encoding bifunctional chorismate-binding protein/class IV aminotransferase has translation MILLDDAQSTTAKPSSRLYEQALQYWTIYPQSCHTQTIKTIDQCLQDINKALTQGEYVVAAFAYELGLYIHNIDVLAQRESKEHPLIQAWSFKSYERFSKADVDHYIAKKIATLEPEAQAAGVANLHFSVDQEGFTSDIQTIQEYIRNGDTYQINHTFRITGEVYGDPLSLYARLRERQPGRFGAFIAQDSNFILSQSPELFIQRQGNTVKAMPMKGTASALNDTAEHLSADTKNQAENVMIVDLLRNDLSRLALPGTVTVPKLFEVTQYGDVLQMTSTVQAEIKPEMKLGDVLNAVFPCGSVTGAPKKRSMEIIQELEPQDRAYYCGALGWIDPSGDFAFSVPIRTLEIHQDAKTHALPFSLGIGAGITIDSEPEQEWEECQIKAAFLSKLPSSLGLFETILVRKGQAQHVQLHLARIVNSALALGIPCSVPDIMKLIEIGCKNCSIDTEYRLRLDLDHLGIATYQIAPISPLEGSVKIFWARDILPNSNMATLHSGNILLRHKVSTRNLYDQAWRLAEDLSGFDALFTNEQGYVTEGGRSSIFVKSGDSWLTPPVSAGLLPGVMRSIILNDPQWNAHEVNLTIDDIQNAKEIMLSNALRGLIPAHF, from the coding sequence ATGATCCTGCTCGACGATGCCCAGAGCACTACAGCAAAGCCGAGCAGTCGCCTGTATGAGCAGGCGCTCCAGTACTGGACGATCTATCCTCAGTCCTGCCATACGCAGACAATTAAGACTATAGATCAATGCCTGCAGGATATTAATAAAGCATTGACCCAGGGAGAGTATGTTGTCGCTGCGTTTGCTTATGAACTTGGTCTATACATTCACAATATAGATGTACTAGCTCAACGTGAAAGTAAAGAGCATCCATTAATCCAGGCATGGTCTTTTAAATCCTACGAAAGATTTAGCAAGGCAGATGTTGATCATTACATCGCAAAAAAGATAGCAACTCTAGAACCCGAGGCTCAAGCTGCAGGCGTAGCTAATCTTCATTTTTCTGTTGACCAAGAGGGGTTTACCTCTGACATTCAGACTATTCAAGAGTACATTCGCAATGGCGACACTTATCAAATTAATCATACCTTTCGGATTACGGGTGAAGTCTATGGTGACCCACTCTCTCTATACGCACGATTAAGGGAGCGACAGCCGGGAAGATTTGGTGCATTTATTGCACAAGACTCAAACTTTATCCTGTCCCAATCGCCCGAATTATTTATTCAAAGGCAAGGCAATACTGTGAAAGCCATGCCGATGAAAGGCACTGCCAGTGCGTTAAACGATACGGCCGAGCATTTATCGGCGGATACAAAGAATCAAGCAGAGAATGTGATGATCGTCGATTTATTACGCAACGATCTGAGTCGACTTGCCTTACCAGGAACAGTCACCGTTCCCAAGCTATTTGAGGTGACTCAGTACGGCGATGTCCTGCAAATGACATCTACCGTTCAAGCTGAAATAAAGCCTGAGATGAAATTAGGAGACGTGCTCAATGCGGTATTCCCCTGTGGATCTGTGACGGGTGCCCCCAAAAAACGCAGCATGGAGATCATCCAAGAATTAGAACCTCAAGATCGAGCCTACTATTGTGGCGCCCTGGGCTGGATTGATCCGAGTGGTGACTTTGCGTTTAGCGTTCCCATTCGCACACTTGAAATTCATCAGGATGCAAAAACACATGCCTTACCCTTTTCTTTGGGCATTGGTGCCGGCATTACGATTGACTCAGAGCCTGAGCAGGAGTGGGAAGAATGTCAAATTAAAGCTGCATTCTTAAGCAAGCTACCAAGTAGCCTAGGATTATTTGAAACTATCTTAGTTCGAAAAGGTCAGGCTCAGCATGTTCAGCTTCATCTAGCACGCATAGTCAATTCCGCATTAGCGCTTGGCATTCCCTGCTCAGTGCCGGACATCATGAAACTGATTGAGATTGGGTGTAAAAACTGCTCAATAGATACTGAGTATCGATTGCGCTTGGATCTCGATCATCTAGGGATTGCGACTTATCAAATAGCGCCCATCAGCCCACTAGAAGGATCCGTAAAAATCTTTTGGGCAAGGGATATTTTGCCCAATTCAAATATGGCCACACTTCACTCCGGCAATATTTTATTGAGACATAAGGTGAGCACTCGAAATCTCTATGACCAAGCCTGGAGATTGGCAGAGGACCTTAGTGGCTTTGATGCCCTTTTTACAAATGAGCAAGGGTATGTCACTGAAGGTGGAAGAAGCAGTATTTTTGTAAAATCTGGAGATAGCTGGCTGACACCGCCCGTCTCAGCAGGTTTGTTGCCAGGGGTGATGAGATCCATCATATTGAATGATCCTCAATGGAATGCCCATGAAGTCAACCTGACTATTGATGATATTCAGAATGCAAAAGAGATTATGCTTAGCAATGCTTTACGCGGCCTCATCCCCGCCCATTTCTAG
- a CDS encoding NUDIX hydrolase, producing MKFCSHCAAPISIKIPVDDSRERHVCDSCGSIHYFNPRNVVGSIPVFGNQVLLCRRAIEPRHGYWTLPAGFMELGESTSTGAARETQEEAGAIVQIGPLYSLLNVPHAEQVHLFYLASMNSPNFQAGEESLEVALFDEQDIPWEEIAFPTVKQTLEWFFADRAAGVFESGNEFSVRSRDILPTEKI from the coding sequence ATGAAGTTTTGCTCGCACTGTGCAGCACCCATCAGCATCAAGATTCCTGTGGATGATTCACGGGAACGTCATGTATGCGACTCTTGTGGAAGCATTCATTATTTCAATCCACGTAACGTAGTTGGCAGCATCCCTGTCTTTGGCAATCAAGTTTTATTGTGCCGTCGCGCTATAGAACCTCGCCATGGTTACTGGACTTTACCTGCTGGATTCATGGAGCTTGGTGAAAGTACTAGCACTGGGGCAGCACGTGAAACACAGGAAGAGGCCGGCGCTATTGTTCAAATCGGTCCACTCTACTCTCTTCTCAATGTGCCACATGCAGAACAGGTACATCTTTTTTATCTAGCTTCGATGAATTCTCCAAACTTTCAAGCGGGAGAAGAAAGTCTAGAGGTTGCGCTATTTGATGAGCAGGATATTCCGTGGGAGGAAATTGCCTTTCCAACCGTGAAGCAAACTCTTGAGTGGTTCTTTGCTGATCGTGCTGCCGGTGTATTTGAGTCTGGTAATGAGTTTAGCGTTCGTAGCAGAGACATTCTGCCAACTGAAAAAATTTAA
- the aat gene encoding leucyl/phenylalanyl-tRNA--protein transferase, which produces MSNISWLGSQDAFPNPIHDSDPDPSVPGLIAVSERIYPGQLARAYQMGIFPWYSDNQPVLWWSPNPRMVLKPDQFKCHDSLKKSIRHFLSDPRKEIWVDEDFSAVVRSCATANRKDQDGTWITHEIMDAYTNLHEEGHAHSIAIMEDRRLVGGLYCVSFGGMVFGESMFSHQTDASKIALAALTSWCEQNQVAMIDCQQETSHLNSLGAAPISRDEFLAHLQVALNQTNIEIPWKFDKQILRHWL; this is translated from the coding sequence ATGAGCAACATCAGCTGGCTAGGTTCTCAGGATGCATTTCCTAATCCGATTCATGATTCAGATCCTGATCCGAGCGTCCCCGGCTTAATTGCAGTGAGTGAACGAATATATCCAGGGCAGTTGGCTCGCGCATATCAAATGGGTATCTTTCCCTGGTACTCCGATAATCAACCAGTGTTATGGTGGTCACCCAATCCGCGGATGGTATTAAAGCCTGATCAATTTAAATGTCATGACTCACTTAAAAAATCGATTCGACATTTTTTATCCGATCCTCGCAAAGAAATCTGGGTTGATGAAGACTTTAGTGCCGTTGTCCGCTCCTGTGCAACTGCGAACCGCAAGGATCAGGATGGCACTTGGATTACCCATGAAATCATGGATGCCTACACAAATCTTCATGAAGAGGGTCACGCTCACAGTATTGCAATCATGGAGGATAGACGTCTAGTAGGTGGGCTCTATTGCGTCTCATTTGGCGGGATGGTTTTTGGTGAGTCGATGTTTAGCCATCAGACAGATGCCTCTAAAATTGCCTTGGCTGCTCTTACTAGCTGGTGCGAGCAAAACCAAGTGGCAATGATCGATTGCCAGCAAGAGACATCTCACCTCAATTCCTTAGGGGCCGCACCGATTTCTCGCGATGAATTTTTAGCACATCTGCAAGTTGCCTTAAATCAAACTAATATAGAGATTCCCTGGAAATTTGATAAACAGATTCTTCGTCACTGGCTATGA
- a CDS encoding arginyltransferase has protein sequence MTQLKELPLTELQFYATAPYPCSYLPGKTARSQVATPSHLIHADLYGELVNAGFRRSGLYTYRPYCDECHACTATRIPVKHFSPNRSQKRSWKKHAGLDVRVLNLGYQEEHYQLYQLYQHERHAGGDSDQDDQDQYMQFLLQSRVNSRIVEFRDGPHDSHPGRLRMVSMIDILDQGISSVYTFFDTSNVSASYGSYSILWQIQQALELDLPYLYLGYYIEQSEKMSYKAKFQPIEGLIDDHWQPIIGP, from the coding sequence ATGACTCAACTAAAAGAGCTTCCTCTTACTGAATTGCAGTTTTATGCAACTGCACCTTATCCCTGCAGCTATCTACCAGGTAAGACTGCACGCTCACAAGTAGCAACTCCCTCACATTTAATACACGCTGATTTATATGGCGAATTGGTGAATGCAGGATTTCGTCGCAGCGGTTTATACACATATCGGCCTTATTGTGATGAATGCCATGCTTGTACTGCTACTCGTATTCCAGTGAAGCATTTCTCACCGAATCGCAGTCAAAAACGCAGCTGGAAAAAACATGCAGGACTAGATGTTCGCGTTCTCAATTTAGGCTACCAAGAAGAGCACTATCAACTCTATCAACTCTATCAACATGAGCGTCATGCTGGTGGGGACTCAGATCAAGACGATCAAGACCAGTACATGCAGTTTTTATTGCAAAGCCGCGTGAACTCCAGAATTGTTGAATTTCGGGATGGTCCACACGATTCACATCCCGGACGTCTGCGTATGGTCAGCATGATTGATATCCTAGATCAAGGAATCTCTTCGGTTTACACCTTCTTTGATACCAGCAATGTCTCTGCAAGCTATGGAAGTTATAGTATCTTGTGGCAAATTCAGCAGGCCTTAGAGTTGGATCTTCCTTATCTTTACCTTGGTTACTACATTGAGCAGAGCGAAAAAATGTCCTATAAGGCGAAGTTTCAGCCTATTGAGGGCTTGATTGATGATCACTGGCAACCCATCATTGGGCCATAA
- a CDS encoding quinone-dependent dihydroorotate dehydrogenase: protein MIDSYPLLRPWLFSLDPEQAHNITLSNLDRAQRWGLLRFLSDQPAPDPRKLCGINFPNPVGLAAGLDKDGKHIDALGTLGFGFLEIGTVTPKPQPGNPKPRMFRLPQAQAIINRMGFNNDGVDACVRRVRNSTYWQNGGIVGLNIGKNASTPIENAASDYVTAMEAVYEVASYITVNISSPNTQNLRALQGEDMLRSLLQSLHIAREALSDRFGVRKPLFLKIAPDLEQNDLKFITDLLMEFGIDAIIATNTTIARDAVQGLEFGQEAGGLSGAPVRDASTEVIRSLKRYLGDAIPIVGVGGIMSGKDAQEKMAAGASLVQIYSGLIYRGPKLISECAAALRAN from the coding sequence ATGATTGATAGCTACCCTCTTCTGCGCCCCTGGCTTTTTTCCTTAGATCCAGAGCAAGCCCACAACATCACCCTAAGCAATCTAGATCGCGCTCAGCGCTGGGGTTTATTGCGCTTCTTAAGTGATCAACCTGCGCCAGATCCGCGCAAGTTATGCGGCATTAACTTTCCAAACCCAGTTGGTCTTGCTGCTGGTCTGGATAAAGATGGCAAACATATTGATGCGCTTGGCACCTTAGGGTTTGGGTTTTTAGAAATCGGCACCGTTACCCCAAAACCGCAACCCGGCAATCCAAAGCCTCGTATGTTTCGTTTGCCACAAGCCCAGGCCATCATTAATCGCATGGGCTTTAATAATGATGGTGTTGATGCATGCGTAAGGCGGGTTCGTAATTCTACTTATTGGCAGAATGGCGGCATTGTTGGCTTAAATATCGGCAAGAATGCGAGTACCCCAATCGAGAATGCTGCAAGCGATTACGTCACGGCCATGGAAGCGGTCTATGAGGTGGCCTCTTACATCACAGTCAATATCTCATCGCCAAATACACAGAATTTACGCGCTCTCCAAGGTGAAGATATGCTGCGCTCTTTGCTGCAATCACTGCACATTGCACGCGAAGCTTTGAGTGACCGATTTGGCGTACGCAAACCCCTCTTTTTAAAAATTGCACCCGACCTTGAGCAAAACGATCTCAAATTCATCACTGATCTCTTGATGGAATTTGGGATTGATGCAATCATCGCGACCAATACAACCATTGCCCGTGATGCTGTTCAAGGTCTTGAATTTGGTCAAGAAGCTGGCGGCCTCTCTGGCGCACCTGTTCGTGATGCCTCCACAGAAGTAATTAGGAGTCTTAAAAGATATCTAGGTGATGCTATTCCGATTGTTGGCGTTGGCGGCATTATGTCCGGCAAAGATGCGCAAGAGAAGATGGCTGCTGGTGCTAGTTTGGTACAAATTTATAGCGGCTTGATCTATCGCGGTCCGAAACTCATTTCTGAGTGTGCCGCTGCCCTGAGGGCTAATTAA
- a CDS encoding IclR family transcriptional regulator, with protein sequence MALNKSEKVTKSPGEAGKTAIQVVERMMNLLDALASHEESSSLKNLAEETHLHPSTAHRILNDLVACRLVERGDGGTYRLGLKLLELGNLVKARLSVREAAQGPMRALHKLTGETINLSVRQGDEIVYIDRAYSERSGMQVVRAIGGRAPLHLTSVGKLFLASDDPNQVRAYVTRTGLAGHTRNSITELGKLDSELDQVRKLGHARDNEELELGVSCVAAEIYDDSGKLVAGLSLSSPTDRIQADWLKLLQDTALQISKGMGYKPKISDPHS encoded by the coding sequence ATGGCATTAAATAAATCTGAAAAAGTTACAAAATCACCGGGTGAAGCTGGCAAAACAGCTATACAGGTGGTTGAACGCATGATGAACCTGCTCGACGCCCTTGCATCCCATGAAGAGTCCAGCAGCCTTAAAAACCTTGCAGAAGAAACGCATTTACACCCCTCCACAGCTCACCGTATTCTCAATGACTTAGTAGCCTGCCGCTTGGTGGAGCGTGGCGATGGTGGCACATATCGCCTTGGACTGAAGTTACTTGAGCTGGGCAACCTCGTCAAAGCCCGTTTATCGGTCCGTGAGGCAGCACAAGGGCCGATGCGAGCATTACATAAACTTACCGGCGAAACCATCAACCTTTCAGTTCGCCAAGGCGATGAGATTGTCTATATTGACCGCGCTTATAGCGAACGATCTGGCATGCAAGTAGTTCGCGCCATTGGTGGTCGTGCACCGCTCCACCTGACATCTGTTGGCAAACTATTCCTAGCAAGCGATGACCCAAACCAAGTTCGCGCTTATGTAACACGCACTGGTTTAGCTGGTCACACCAGAAATAGTATTACTGAATTGGGAAAATTAGATTCAGAACTCGATCAGGTTCGTAAGTTAGGTCATGCACGCGATAATGAAGAGCTAGAGTTAGGTGTCAGTTGCGTGGCAGCTGAAATTTATGATGACAGCGGTAAGTTGGTGGCAGGACTCTCATTGAGCTCGCCTACTGATCGTATTCAGGCAGACTGGCTCAAACTTTTACAGGATACCGCCCTACAAATTTCTAAGGGCATGGGCTACAAACCCAAGATCAGCGACCCTCATTCGTAA
- a CDS encoding serine hydrolase — MANNSDSKTAKSTKAAGKAPAKSESKKVVKSTKKPKTVRTTVTRPGESVVPARPSFATALGLRGQHDDLSLQSSVAMVVNQDTKEVYFEKNSSVSLPIASITKLMTAMVVLDSKLPLDETMVINADDVNIYRSSRLAGGTVLTREEALLLSLMSSENRAAYTLGRNYPGGISAFIDAMNRKAKEIGMTHSYFADPTGLRSENVASAEDLARMLSAAYQYKMIRDFSTWPDLTMVIAKRPQKFLNTNRLVRSGDMNIGLQKTGFINAAGKCLVMQARINNTPLLLVFLDSVGTQSRFADAVRVRDWYERMPLGEPQAIRRLM; from the coding sequence ATGGCGAACAATTCAGATTCGAAAACTGCAAAGTCCACCAAAGCAGCAGGAAAGGCGCCTGCAAAATCTGAGTCTAAAAAGGTTGTTAAGTCAACTAAAAAGCCAAAAACAGTCAGGACTACTGTTACTCGTCCAGGTGAGTCCGTTGTCCCAGCAAGACCCTCATTTGCAACAGCACTTGGTTTGCGTGGTCAGCACGACGATTTAAGTTTGCAGTCCAGCGTAGCCATGGTTGTTAATCAAGATACCAAGGAAGTGTATTTTGAAAAGAACTCCTCGGTCAGTTTGCCGATTGCTTCTATTACCAAGTTGATGACGGCAATGGTCGTCCTTGATTCTAAATTACCCCTAGATGAAACCATGGTCATTAATGCGGATGACGTCAATATATATCGCTCGTCCCGCCTTGCTGGGGGAACAGTGTTGACGCGAGAAGAGGCTTTGTTGTTGTCGCTCATGTCCTCTGAGAATCGAGCAGCCTACACACTTGGCCGAAATTATCCAGGCGGTATTTCTGCATTTATTGATGCCATGAACCGCAAGGCAAAAGAGATAGGCATGACACATTCTTATTTTGCCGATCCGACTGGCCTCAGGAGTGAAAACGTTGCGTCCGCAGAAGACCTCGCACGTATGTTGAGCGCCGCCTATCAATACAAAATGATTCGTGATTTTTCTACTTGGCCTGATTTGACTATGGTGATTGCCAAGCGACCACAGAAGTTCTTAAACACTAATCGCTTGGTACGTTCAGGTGATATGAATATCGGCTTACAAAAAACAGGATTTATTAACGCAGCAGGCAAGTGCTTAGTGATGCAGGCTCGTATAAACAACACACCCTTACTGCTGGTTTTCTTAGATTCTGTTGGAACGCAATCGCGTTTTGCTGATGCAGTGAGAGTCCGCGATTGGTATGAGCGCATGCCATTGGGTGAACCTCAGGCAATTCGTCGCTTGATGTAA